The Phacochoerus africanus isolate WHEZ1 chromosome 9, ROS_Pafr_v1, whole genome shotgun sequence genomic sequence CCAGCATGGATTTAAGGGAGCAAGTTCCTttcacatttattctttcatggcattgaagaaataaaacatctaggtggtgggggtgggggtgggggggtggcaccGCCATAGGGGGTGTCTAGGTAGGAAGACCTGGGAGAAACTCTCCACCAGAATCACTGCTGAGTGGGCAGGAGCTGTCAGAACCTCAAACATGGACACGGCAGGTTCCAGGGGAGAACCTAAGAGGCTGGGAGTTTCCAGTGGATTTTGGCATTTTGTGGAGTGGCTCTCAGTTGCCAGCTTCCAATCTCCACTTGGGCACCAGTGGAGAAGGTGGCctgagttcccagtgtggcttgctggggctggggtggacaAAAAGGTCTTGTCCTCCCAAATCAGGGCTGTGTGTTGGTTGCCAGGGGGCCACACAGAGGCTGGTCATTATTTCACCCGCACAGGCTGGGGCTGTTTCCCGTCACATCTGTTGTCTGCAATGGGATTCAGAGACAGGACCTGCCCTCCCCTGCCTTGGGAGGCAGGCACCTAAGGAAATCTTTGACAGGaggttaatatatataaatatattttttgcctttttttagggcctcacctgcggcatatggaggtcatatggaggttcccaggctagggggcaaatcggagctgtagcccctggcctacaccacagccataataacgccagatccgagccgcgtctgtgacctacaacacagctcacggcaacgccggatccttaacccactgagtgaggccagggattgcgtcctcatggttcctagtcagattcgtttctgctgtgccaggacaggggCTCCGACAAGAGGTTAATGTTGAGAATACACAGAGagctcctaaaactcaacaagtaaaaacaaacaacccaactaaaacatgggcaaaggacctgagagacatttctctaaagaagatatacagatggccgcaAAGCACGTGACAAGCAGCTATGTACCATTCGTCACCAGGAGAACAGATCCAAACCACAAGACGtcacttcatacccactaggatgcctataattaaaaaaaaaaaggtaaccagtaggctggcagctgtagctctgttttgacctctagcctgggtacctccacatgcctctggtgtaggcttaaaaaaataaggaaaaaaatgggcgAGAGAGCGTTCGACAGTGCTAAGCATCATACAGAAAATGGATATGGTGATGGGGTGCATATTTAGGCCCAGtgtccaggaaggcttcctggagggggagGCATTTGAGCAGAGATGGGAGGGATGGGAGTGAGGCTGCCTGGAGACAGCATGTCCCAGGGGGAGGAGCACTGGGGCTGCCCTGCCAGGGAGGAGGTGTGGGGGGGTAGCTGGGGGAAGACTGTGCAGTGGGGGCATTGCCTTATGAGTGGGACAGGACATCACAGAATTCCAGAATGTTCTGGCTGCAGGGACAGGACAGCCTGGGGtatggggtggggcgggggcacaACCAGTGGGGTCCTCGCCACCACCCTGGCTCTGGGCAGGGCTGTGCACATAGAATGAGCGGGCAGAGTGCAGCCAAACTCTGGGCAGTGGGAAGCAGAGGCCGCTGTTCCACAAACCAGCTTCTAGGTCTCGCCAACACTTAAGACATACTCTTAGTTTTATTCTGTTTAAATTTGGAAGAGTAAAAACTGAAaacccgtcatggctcagtgattaatgaatccgactaggaaccaggaggttgcaggttcgatccctggcctcgctcagtgggttaagggtccagcgttgccgtgagctgtagtgtaggtcgcagacgcggctcggatcctgcattgctgtggctctggcgtaggctggcagctgtggctccaattggacccctagcctgggaacctccatatgccatgggtacagccctaaaaagtcaacaaaaacaaaaaaaaccctgaaaactgaaacttccttcccccagccctgtcGGAAGGCCTTTCCCCGCCTTCACCCACGTTCGGCACACACGTGGCTGCAATGACACCAGGCTCTGAGGGCAGATGGGTGCCCCCCTACTCCCGGGCTCTGAGGGCTGAGGACCCGGGAGGCCAGCCCCCTTGCCGGGAAGGTGTGGGTGGGGAGGCCGTGTGCGCACACGTCTGTGGGTGATGCTTACCCAtgtgtgctgtacagtaggaagcACCCCCCAATCCTGTGCCTGCCCAAAAGAGGGCAGCCTTGTGTTTCTGAAGGTCTGGGGGGcactgggagggaggggaaaagtgGGTGCTGGAACTGAGGTGGGGAGGACCCCCAGGGCAgcgccccctgcccccttcctctgtgcctgttggtgttgctgctgtggcggtCCCGCTGAACCCAGGTGGGAGCAGAGTGAGTGGGGTGGAGTTGCCTGCAGGGAAGGGAGGCACCAGGCCAGGTGGATGTCCCCACCTGGCACATTCTCCTGCGTTTATGCCACTTCCCCAGCCGCTTCCACTGGGTACCAGGGACTGCCGTGAACCAAGCCAGTCTCGGGAGGTTGAGATTCCAAAACGAGGGTGGGAAGGTGAGCCACACACGGCTCAGATGCCTTCCCCCAGAGATGGGAGCTGAGAAAGGAACAAACTCGAGAGTGCTGCCCCACTGACCAAGGTCCTGGGACAGGAACCGCCGATCCTGTGTGAGGAGCCCACAGAGGCTGCGTggctggagcaggagggaggtgggcaggggacCGGGCAGAGAGGCTCAGTGAACACTGCCGCCTCCGCGTGCACACCCATTtaactgcacccccccccccccgcactcTGTGCTGCTGCAGGTCGCAGAGATGCCCAGGGAATAACACACTGGCACTCCTGCACCTGTCGCTACTGAGGGCTAGCTGTTCCCAGCGTTTGCTTCTCCCAGTGGTGTGGCAGGGGACACCTGTGTACGCTTTGTCATGTGGCTCTGGGATAAAATAGAAGAGGGTTGCTGGGTCAGAGGACCAGGCACAGGACCCAGGCTGGCTGGTCAGGGTGGtgctgagggtggggtgggaggcgcCTGGGATGCAGGCCTCATTCTCTTGTTTTGCCAGAGGGTTGAGTGGCGATGGGGGCCACCCAGCAGCACCTGCCTGTCTCTGGGGTCTCCCCTGGTCCCTGGTCCTTGTGGAACCCCAgcctgaggatggggagggacTGACCCAGTTCACAGCCCTATCAGGGACTACAGACCCAGACCTGTCTCTCGTGAGGCTGATTCTGGAGGTGGAAGGGCTGGAAGAAGGATCTCAGTCCTTGTCTTCTTTGAAggaagaattcagcaaagagaccTAGATTCTGAACTAGAGACAGAGTTGATTAGAAGGAAAGTATGTGGCAGAGCACAGGGTCAGCTGAGTGAGCTGCGGGCAGTAGCGTTGCTTATATGGGGCAGTTTCCTAGGTTGTCTTTTGCCAGTCATCTCACTTGCAAATCATTTGCAGCAGCTCAGCCTGGAGTCTGTCTGGGTACCTGGGCCTCGGGAGCTGGCAGAGGGCAGTGCTGCCCCATGTGTAGGGCAGGCAGGCATTGGCGTGTGATCTCCCAGCTGTGCCTTGGGTGTCCCTCAACCCGCACACGTCTTCATCTCCTGGGTTCCTGAGAGACGAGGGTGATCGCAGCATGAGCTCCCGTTGTGTGGGGCCTGGATGTGATGCCAATCTGGAGCTGAGCCCAGGGAGGCACAGGGTGGCGTGAGCTCTTGTGGTCCCACAGGAGGGAGGGCAGGCTGGGAGAGGACCTGGGAGGAACCTGGATGATGGGGAGGCCATGTGGGTGAGGGCTGCATTAGCCAGAAAGGCAAGTCCAAGACAAGCAAAAAGCCCCCAAGCTGCTGAGCCTCATGTGTCAAGCAGGGCATGGGAGGAAGGGTGGGTggtgagggggcaggagggccCCTGGGGCAGGTCTGGGGGAGGCTCAGCTTTGCTGAGTTGCAGGTGCCTCCCAGGATGGCTGGGGAGCAGTGGAGCTTTGGGGGAATTCGGTGCTGCTGTGGGAGTTGCGTCGACAGACCAGAGACAAAAGGGGGTGACACTGAGCCACCCCTCCATGCATCCTCTCTGCTgctgccttcctgcctctggtCCTGTGGTATCAGCTGACAAGAGAACAGCATGGGGAGGGGGCCCCGAGGAAACTCTGGGAGGCTCGCAGCAAAAGCGCTGGCCAGGTGGGCAACAGATGCTTAGGGTCCGTGGCCTCCATGAAAACGGTCCACTCTGCCCTTAGGAGCAAGGGGAGGAGTGCCAGGTGAGGGGCACAAGATGCcttctgtgtgccaagcacaTATGCTAGGAACTTTGGTGGCTCTTTTCTTGCATAATTCTCACAGCTTCCTGGCAAAGTCAGCATGATCATCTCAGCTGTGGAAACTGACCATCAGCGGGCAGGTGAGACCTTGCAGCTGGAGCCCTGGTGTGTCTGAAGTCTCCCTGGCCACGCTGTGCTCACAGCTGTCACAAGCCATTGAGTCAGGTGCTACGGCCCTCACTTTTGTATCTTCACAGAGAACAGCCCAGAATCCATGGACAAAAGTTCTTCTTCcatcactgaagaaaaaaagaaacatgagaaaaaaagcaaaggtaaTTCTGGAGCTGGGAACTGAAGTCCAGTTGCTGGGATGCAAACTCTCCCTTAGCCTCTTGAGGCCTTCGCACCGCATTTCTGGTGTGAAAGCCAGAGAGAAACTGCTTTCTGTTTCCATTAGGAATTGAGTTACTGAGACTTGAAATAACAGAGACATATACAAAGTCGGAGGTATTTTTCCTCTAGTGATGAGAAATGGGGCTGGCAGAAGGCCCTCTGGCCCTCAGTCAGCACACAGACTCCACCCTTCAAACCACACCTGCACAAACCTGGAAGGGTCTCCTGCCCTCCCATCCTGTACGAGCCCCTGTCTTCCCTGCGCCCTCTTGTCTGTGGGTCCCCGATGGACCCTGGGCCACTCTGCCTCAGTCTTTGCTCCCAGGGTACAGGCCTCCTCCAGAACCAGGCTGAGACCTCACAAAGCCTCTGCTGACCACCCCCCTCACAGGCCAGGGCAAGGCAGatgatttttctctgttctctatACTCTGAGCACCACTCTGTTTTGTAAATGCTGTTTTGATAggatcaaattattattatttttttgtctttttgcctcttctagggctgcacccgtggcatatggaggctcccaggctaggggttgaatcggagctgtagctgctgcatctgcaacctacaccacagctcacggcaacgccggatcctgaacccactgagcaaggccagggatcaaatctgcaaccccGTGgctcctcgttggattcgtttcctctgagccactacgggaactcccaaaaatgtatttctttttttaaatatgatattctttttactttcaagagttttttatttttattttttagacagTGAAACCTCTTTCTTCTAAAGTAAGAATGGGGGAAGCAACCATGTGTTTAAGCCCTAAATTTGGTGCCCTGTGGGGCCCCTCTTGTCTGACACCCAGTGAGCTGAGCGGTGGGAGCCTCACCTTTACTCCTGGGAGAAGGGCAACAGAATCGGGGTCTGTggcagcccccacctcccacatccctgccctgcctccccagaCTTCAGGCTCTGGGTCCTCTCCCGCTTCCAAGCCCAGCCTCGCCCCTGGGAAGTTCCAGGAGACCCCCTACAGGGACCAAGCGTGTCCTCCAGATGCCCATCCCCCTCAGTGCCAGGGTCAGCTGGTCCCATTACTTACAAATGCAGGCAGAGCTTCTCTCTTCTCTGGAGCTGGGGTGCCTGAGATTTTAAATGAGAGGGGAAGAGGGCCAGGAACGAAGCACATGTCTGAGACACGGTGGGGTCTGTGTTCACAAGGTCTCTTTCGGACGCCAGGGACAGAAGCCCAAGTCCAAGTAGGTGAAACGGGACAGTTAAGTTTATAGAGCTGGAAGGTCCAGGGGTGGCcttcaggcacagctggatccaAGAGAACGCTCGCTGCTGGCTCATGGTTTCATGGAAGCCCCATGGTTTCATGGCTAGGAGGGTGCCGGGACCTCAGAGGCACAGATCACCGCTTGGAAGGGCTGGCCCGTTTCTCCATGAGCTGTCTCCCTCTCCAGTGTCCATGATGCTTCCCGACCGTTCAGATAATCCCTTCCACATGTCCGAGGATGTGGATTTCTTCTTGCTCAGAGATAAGGAGCGGAATAAGTCTCTCGCAGTGAGTATGCAGGCGAAGCCTGCCCACACCTCTTCCCTCGCACAGCCCAGCCAGACCGCGCACACGTCAGGTCACTGTCTTCCTCTGGAATAATCAATGTCTCACCATTTCCTATGAAGTCAACTCAAAACTGCCTGGACCCAGGTCTCTGTGTGTCCCACCGTCTTACCAGTTTCCTCACCACTGTCCCCGGACCTTTGTTAAGGTGTCTTCCTCGGAGCTTCTGTGGCTGCAGCCTTAGCCAGCATGGCTTAACTTCTGCTGTCCCTGTGTGATGCTCCCTGTCCCTAAAGACCCTAGGAACCCCCCGGCCTGCTCTAGCTTTGCACAGTCCCCTCTCACTGGAATTCTTGGAGGCCAGAtgcacacacccctcccccagcagcgCCTGGGAGCCTGACCCCCAGCCCGTGGCTCGTCTGCATCCCACCTCACACCCTTCCCCCCAGCACAGCCCCCCGGTGTCCTCACACTGACCCCAAGAAGCTGCCCAGTGTCCTTAAATCACTGACCTTCTGCCACTGGGATTCTAATGAGTGACGTTTTCCCAACATTATTGTGCATGGATATGCAAATTAGTGGCCTCAAGCTGGATTTCTGCACACATTAGCGGTAGAATAGGTCTCGCACCTGGCAGAGCCAGCAGGAAGTAGAATTTGACCAGGAGAAGCCATATGAAGACCATGTGAGGGCTTATCCAATCAGGCAGGCCCTCCAGAGCCAACAGGGATATGGAGGTCCCAGGGCCTGGACAGTAGGAGAGGCTGGGAGCCCCTGTGGCAAAAGGGGGACACCAGGCCTCTGGGAAGAAGAGCTCCCATCCCATCCTATCCTGGGACCCTCCTATGTGAAGGCTGCTGGCCAAATGCAGAAGCCCAAGCCACTGCCTACCCGCAGCTCAGCTCttccaggaggggtggggaggctgaGCCTGCCTGATCCCGCCCCCCAGGATCGAGAGAAGAAGAAGATGCTTCGGGTGCATGAGAAGATGACGTCCTCTTCCAAAGTGTCAGCCAAGCATGCCAGCCTGCGGCGCGAGCTGCAGCTGGAGGATGAGATGGAGGACCTGGAGGTGCAGGCGCACGCCGAGCAGCTGCGCACCTTCCACGACCAGATGGCCTGGAAACTCTCCAAGACCCGAGGTGCTGCCCCGGACCCCTGAAGTCAGGTGGTGGCCATTCCTGTCGAAACAGTGCTGTTAAAGTGCTTGGAGATGCGGGGCTATGGTgccgtgggggcagggggagggtctCCTCTGTGCCTGACTTCTGCTCTGTCACAAAGATCCATTCCAGATGGATTGCAAGCTTTTGAATCCCAGTACTGCATGCGATCCGAATGCTGAACTGTACAGTGAATTCAGGCTGTACAGTGTATAAAATGCAGTCACTTAACTTGGTCAAGTGTATCGATCTGGGACTAGGGTTCACATCTGAGCTTCAGCACTTAATGGCTTCTATGTCGTGGCCAAGTCAGCTTTGGACTGCAGCTTCCTTTCCTGGCTGAGAACAGTACAAGCACATGGGTTGTGGGATTCTGTCTTCAGACACTGCATGTAGTGAGTCAGTTCTGTGTGTATTAACTggggttattcttttttttttttgtctttttgccttttcttgggccactcctgtggcatatggaggttcccaggctaggggtccaatcggagctgtagccactggcctacaccagagccacagcaacgcgggatccaagctgcatctgcaacctgcaccacagctcacagcaacgccggacccttaacccactgagcaaggccagggattgaacccgcaacctcatggttcctagttggatttgttaaccactgaaccacaacaggaactcccaagctggGGTTATTTTTATGATCCAGTAGGAAATCTGAAGTAATATTCTACCAGTGAAGTGTAAGTCACTAAATTACCGTtccaaggaggtgagggggagTTAGGATATATAGGCAGGTAGCAGGGACAATAGATTACAGAAAACGGggtatctcaagttaaggaattcagCGCATTTCTCTGGGGCGATGCAAAGGGCTGGCTCGCTGGAATCACTCCTCTGCTGTGCACCTCAGCTAAGGGGCcagtctttgtttccttcctgagtttgCTCAGGGCTCACAGGCTCACCCTTGGGAGGGGCTGCactcacagatgactgtgacatctttttgttttgccgACCTaactgcagcccaggaggcagcatttcagactGAAATACTGccacaaagaggaaagaaaaaaaataccaggaTAAATGTGCTAAAGGTGAAGGGGAGCTCTatgcagccaggcacacattttGCAAAAGTTTGCTGCCAGTCTCGTGAAGGCAAccactagtcacaaggagcaggcatcaccatgaaggattttagtgtttttctagatatgaggagatgcaggaATCGGGctcataaaatctaaaaatatctagctatctgaagatctgttcttccagttttcccagagcacaaaatgcctccctcctggtctccacgGGGGGGTGCTGTGGGACGGCAGCTGCAGGGGTTCATGATTTAATCCCGGAGAGGCTGATGGCaggtgccaaactccagttcacagtcCCATCTGTAGCTGGAGAGCACCCGGCCTTCCTCTCCAGAAGGGCAGGGAAAGGCCCCCATGGGCTTTGCCTCTTGCGAGTGCATTTGGGAGGGTGGTCCTGATGCCCTCCATAATTTCCTCCCGCCTGGCTTAAACCCTGGCAGTGTAGACTCAGCTGCTGCCCGAGCTGGGCCCTGGAGGCAAACATCCTCCCAGGTGGAGATCATGCTGccttgttttcctcttgctgcctccACCCAGGTCCGGCTAATAGGCCTTTCATTGTTAAATGCAGTCAGGTGACATACAAGGCGGGGTGTCAGGAGCCTCATTCTTGGTGAGAAGCAAGAGGGGCTCAAGTCGGACGTATGGAGGACTTACCTTCTGGCCCATGGAGACTGTACTGTATCCGCAGAGCCTGCTCCCCTTCTGCTGGAGACAGAGCTCGATCTCTCACAGCCTCCGCAGCAGCCAGGGCCTCATGGCACCGGAAGTGCCCGCTGTCCTGCCCTGCCTGGCTGTGCCCACCCTGGGCCCAGGGCAGTAGGCTTGGGGCTCTCCCCCTGCCCGTCTGCCCGCCCGAGGTGCCTCGTGCCTCTCATTGCAGACAAGGTGGAGCCTGAGAACATCAACAGCTACATCAGCCTGAGGCGGCAGATGTTCCTCATCCAGGTAGGCCGGCTGCCCCTCAGGCTGTGGGCGGCCCCTGTGAGGGGGCAACTCCTGTTCCTGGGCCCTCAGTATGCCCTAGACGTGAAGCAGAATGAGATCCAGCGGCTGGAGAGTCTGATGACCAGGGAGGAGGCCGAGCTGGAGCAGGCAGAGAGGTTTCTGGAGAAGGACGCTGCTCTGTTTGACGAGTTCCTCAGGGAAAATGACCGCAGCTCTGTGCAGGCCCTGAGAGTGTGAGCCCCCTGCCCTGTGGGCCTGTCACACCCACCACCTGCaggtccccccccccaacctgtgcACACCCACCCCTCAGGCCTGACACACCCACCATCCAGCCCTGACCCCGGGCCTGTGCACACCTACCCACCAGCTGACCTGCCACATTCCCTTGACTGTCTCCTGACCCCGTTTGAACCCTGatcccacccagccccaccccccacccccagcagctccCCCACGTCCAGCCTGAAGGCAGAGTGGATGCCCTCTTGAACACCCTGCCCTTGGcatcctccccgccccacccccagggctgagAAGGAGTCTAAAGCTAAGATGGAGAAAATCGTCGAGATCCGCGATCTGACCACCCAGATCATGAACATCAAAAGgtgagagcagagggagggggatggcCCCTGCCATCCCTACCAGCACACACCTGGAACCCCCCACTGTCTCAAGGACTTTTCCAGATGAGGtggcagaagccaggagagagtcAGTGGCCGTCCTGGGGGCACACCTCCGAGGCTCGGCTTGCCGGGCTCCCCTGCTCCACCCTGAGAGAGCGGCTGCTGCTCTGGGCTGTGAGCTTGCTGGGTCCTTGCACCCAGTGCTCCTATGCCTGTCCTCCAGGAGGATTGGGGCCCCAGCGACCGAGTCTGACCTCACCCATCCTCTCCCTGGTCTAGTGAAATCTCCAAGTTTGAAGACACTCTGCAACATTACAAGGTCTACAGGGACTTCCTGTACAAGCTGTCACCCAAGGAATGGTTGGAAGAACAGGAGCGAAAGCGCCTGGCACTCAGAAATGCTAAGGAGGCGGTCGAGACCTTCAAGGAGAGCGTGCTGTTCTCCCAGCTCGGGGACAGAGGTAGCCGGGAGGGGAGGGCCTGCCTGGTGCCCCTTGACTCTGTGGCGTCCAGGCCATGGGCTAACTCTTAGACTCCTTGCAGAGCCCCGGGGTTCAGCCCACAAGTTCACTCCTGGGAGATGGGACCAGTTCTCAAAGCCAAGCTTCCTCCTGCAGCAGAGGCTGGACAGTTTGGGGGGTCCTGGGGAACTCTGTGCCCCTGAGCCATCAGGGTCCCCTCCCTTGCTTCCTGTAGGACCTGGGATCAAGGGCAAGACGGGCTTCAGAGGTACGTGGCTTCCCCAGGCTGGCGGGGCCCTACCTCAGGCAGGGCAGGTGGACacctttcctctgcttcctccagaGTGGCAGGGCTCAAAGAAGCCTGCCAAGCTCCTGCAGGTGATGCAGCTGCGGCAGTTCCTGTCTGGCACTGCCAACCCCCAGCAGGGCAACCAGCCCAGCATGCCTGGCGGGCTGGACCCCAAAAGGTGAGTGGTCTTGGGAGGCTCAGAGGTAGCTGGCCTGCTGGGCAGTGGACCCTGATGGCTCTGGCCAGGGGCGCCCCAGATGGACCCGACCCTGCTTGGAGTGTCTAAAATTGGACTTCAGCCTGAAAATCAAGttgtttttcaaacatttatttttgtctgatttgatGAACTTGAACCTGGGGTGGCCCACTTGGGTAGAACAGTCACatgtacttttaaatttaattgtttttagggccacacccatggcatatggaagttcccaggctaggggtctaatcagagctatagctgctggtctacaccacagccacgccagatccaaactgagtctccgacctacaccacagttcacatcgttactggatccttaacccactgagcgaggccagggatcgaaccctcatcctcatggagcccAGTCAGAtccattagccactgagccacgaagggaactcctagaataatgtTTGATCTATCCAAGTTGACATGCAAAATCCATTGTCACGGGTCTCAGGGCTGGGTCTGTAGGTGGTGCAGAGCCATCCTGGGTCTGACAGCTGCGTTAGTCCCTCCATGCTCCAGTGGAAGACCAGGCCGCCTCCTGGGGGCAAGGTCCAGCCCCAGGGAGTTGCCCCATAGCCCCTCCAACACCCGCCTCCGGGACCACCATGCACCTCAGACCCCTCCTGGATCTCTTCCCGCAGGGCCCgaaccctgccccccaccccccacatacCCACTGTCGAATACCCATGACAGTGACCACAGGCCCTCGTGCCCCCTCCTCCCTATCCTCTTGCTCTTCCAGCTCAGCCACCCCAAAGCCCAGCCCCTCCAGGAGGATGGCCCACAGGATGGGAGCTAACTGGGGCATTAAGCAGCCAGGCAGGGCTGGAAGCCCAGCAGAGCTGGAAGGTCCAGGGCCTTAGGGACTGGGAAGTTTCAGCAGAGCACTGATACAATTAGACTTGggtcttcttttgcctttttctctgaTACTGAAGTGCCACTGGCATATCCAAATGCACAGGCTGGGTACAGGCAGCTGGTTAACATGTCCCTATAACCCTTGCTGATGGGGCTGAATTTCCATTTCAGGGGCTGAGGTGTGCTTCCTCTGCCGAGGCTGCCCTCAgccctggagctcccactgtcCTGCTCGTGTCAGGACAGTCCCTGAGAACAGAGGTCTGGCCCCTCCATCTACCAACTGTGTGACCAGGGCCTCTGAGTCCTCTGAGGCAGGTGGTGGGCTGCACGAGGTGCTCAGCTGAACAGGCAGGTGGGGGCTAAAGTTCAGCCCACCCCTAGGTTCCCTCCACCTGGAAGGCAGATTCCCAGACTGGCTGTCTGCGTGGCAGGTGTCTCACTTGCTGAATCGCGTCAGTGTGCATGCCAGGCAGGCACAGGCCTGGTGAGCGTGTGAACTGTCAGCGTGGGCCCTTCCACAGGCCCTGGGCTGCTCTTCGTCCACTTCAGGAAGGTCAGGGCCTGGAGGCTGCAAGCTGGCCCTGACAGCACCTGGGTCAGTGGAAGCTGCCCACCTGGGCAGGGCGCAGGCTAGAGCGGCCGGGAAGGGCCACAGAAGCAGGCTTGATATCTGTCCAGGCCCTGAGCAGTGTTTGCAGCCCACACAGCTTTTCCTGCTCCTTTGGGCTGGCCCAGTAACCCCCTGTCCCACCGGGCTCAGGGTCCGTTGGAGGTGGCGTGAGTGTCACAACAGCTGTGAGTGGGATCATCAGGGACAAGTGCTACTAAGGCCAAATCTGACAGGAGGTGGCACTTAGAAAAAGAGTggcaaatgggagctgcaggagCACAGGTCCTGAGGGGGCGTTGGTACCTTGAGGGAGCTGGTGGGCATGAGCAGAGCAGCCTCGGGCAGGGGGCCCACAGGCCCCggggaggaggcagagctttATTCTAAGGGAAAAAGATGAGCTAATGGATGTAGAAACCCTTCTTCCACTACCGTGTGAtggcagaggggctgagtggaggTTGGTGACAGTGCCTTGGCCACTTGGACAGAGGAGGGGACAAGGGGTGGGGCTGGACGAGACGGCCCTTGGGCCTCCATGGGTGCCCTGACCCCATGACTCTGCAGGTCCAGCTCTGCCCTCCCAGTGCAGGAGGACCCAGACAGCGACGGGGAGGTCAGTGCCCCTCTGCGGGGGTGGGGCGAGGAGCCCGCCACTGTCCACACCCAcatgtggctctggttgcaggAGCTGGAGCTGTACTTCACGGAGCCCCAGCAGCTCCTGGATGTCTTCGTGAAGCTGGAAGAGCAGAACCTCTCGCTGATCCAGAACACCCAGGAGACGGAGGAGGCCTTGGAGGAGCTGAGCTTCACCCTGAAAAACACCCAGATCCGCATGTAGGTCTCATGCCGGGCACCTGGGCAGTGA encodes the following:
- the CFAP100 gene encoding cilia- and flagella-associated protein 100 isoform X4, with the protein product MSSFSVRASSFARMSKILLPTLSKDLSLHNKNSPESMDKSSSSITEEKKKHEKKSKVSMMLPDRSDNPFHMSEDVDFFLLRDKERNKSLADREKKKMLRVHEKMTSSSKVSAKHASLRRELQLEDEMEDLEVQAHAEQLRTFHDQMAWKLSKTRDKVEPENINSYISLRRQMFLIQVGRLPLRLWAAPVRGQLLFLGPQYALDVKQNEIQRLESLMTREEAELEQAERFLEKDAALFDEFLRENDRSSVQALRVAEKESKAKMEKIVEIRDLTTQIMNIKSEISKFEDTLQHYKVYRDFLYKLSPKEWLEEQERKRLALRNAKEAVETFKESVLFSQLGDREPRGSAHKFTPGRWDQFSKPSFLLQQRLDSLGGPGELCAPEPSGSPPLLPVGPGIKGKTGFREWQGSKKPAKLLQVMQLRQFLSGTANPQQGNQPSMPGGLDPKRSSSALPVQEDPDSDGEVSAPLRGWGEEPATVHTHMWLWLQELELYFTEPQQLLDVFVKLEEQNLSLIQNTQETEEALEELSFTLKNTQIRMDREVNQLKQWITTLMMSIAKEEETAAELELKARVFHFGEYKGDQEDKLLESLNRKVLDVYRHCVGGQQESSLGTVQMLATIEHQLDELLENLEHVPQAKIEQAEKTKEKERRLRLREEKAKLQKELQEERLQRAQARAQAEIKRKRGRRLLCRSRPPAQKMKAPSERELLDKDNEEQLFFFT
- the CFAP100 gene encoding cilia- and flagella-associated protein 100 isoform X7 gives rise to the protein MSSFSVRASSFARMSKILLPTLSKDLSLHNKNSPESMDKSSSSITEEKKKHEKKSKVSMMLPDRSDNPFHMSEDVDFFLLRDKERNKSLADREKKKMLRVHEKMTSSSKVSAKHASLRRELQLEDEMEDLEVQAHAEQLRTFHDQMAWKLSKTRDKVEPENINSYISLRRQMFLIQVGRLPLRLWAAPVRGQLLFLGPQYALDVKQNEIQRLESLMTREEAELEQAERFLEKDAALFDEFLRENDRSSVQALRVAEKESKAKMEKIVEIRDLTTQIMNIKSEISKFEDTLQHYKVYRDFLYKLSPKEWLEEQERKRLALRNAKEAVETFKESVLFSQLGDREPRGSAHKFTPGRWDQFSKPSFLLQQRLDSLGGPGELCAPEPSGSPPLLPVGPGIKGKTGFRGTWLPQAGGALPQAGQVDTFPLLPPEWQGSKKPAKLLQVMQLRQFLSGTANPQQGNQPSMPGGLDPKRSSSALPVQEDPDSDGEVSAPLRGWGEEPATVHTHMWLWLQELELYFTEPQQLLDVFVKLEEQNLSLIQNTQETEEALEELSFTLKNTQIRISPQADLQISLQPQSPSTLFAEADKVILVYEEAKDPE
- the CFAP100 gene encoding cilia- and flagella-associated protein 100 isoform X3 is translated as MSSFSVRASSFARMSKILLPTLSKDLSLHNKNSPESMDKSSSSITEEKKKHEKKSKVSMMLPDRSDNPFHMSEDVDFFLLRDKERNKSLADREKKKMLRVHEKMTSSSKVSAKHASLRRELQLEDEMEDLEVQAHAEQLRTFHDQMAWKLSKTRDKVEPENINSYISLRRQMFLIQVGRLPLRLWAAPVRGQLLFLGPQYALDVKQNEIQRLESLMTREEAELEQAERFLEKDAALFDEFLRENDRSSVQALRVAEKESKAKMEKIVEIRDLTTQIMNIKSEISKFEDTLQHYKVYRDFLYKLSPKEWLEEQERKRLALRNAKEAVETFKESVLFSQLGDREPRGSAHKFTPGRWDQFSKPSFLLQQRLDSLGGPGELCAPEPSGSPPLLPVGPGIKGKTGFRGTWLPQAGGALPQAGQVDTFPLLPPEWQGSKKPAKLLQVMQLRQFLSGTANPQQGNQPSMPGGLDPKRSSSALPVQEDPDSDGEELELYFTEPQQLLDVFVKLEEQNLSLIQNTQETEEALEELSFTLKNTQIRMDREVNQLKQWITTLMMSIAKEEETAAELELKARVFHFGEYKGDQEDKLLESLNRKVLDVYRHCVGGQQESSLGTVQMLATIEHQLDELLENLEHVPQAKIEQAEKTKEKERRLRLREEKAKLQKELQEERLQRAQARAQAEIKRKRGRRLLCRSRPPAQKMKAPSERELLDKDNEEQLFFFT